The window CGTGGCCTTCGGCTACCCGCACGACGACGGCGACTTCTCCGCCGCCGTACGCCGCTGCGTCGGGGTCGCCAAGTGCCGTACGGCCGGGCCGGGGACGGGCGCGGACGTCATGTGCCCGTCCTTCCGGGCGACGGGCGACGAGGCGCACTCCACGCGGGGCCGGGCCCGGCTGCTCCACGAGATGCTCGCCGGTGAGGTGGTCACGGACGGCTGGCGCTCCGCCGAGGTGAAGGACGCGCTCGACCTGTGCCTGTCCTGCAAGGGCTGCCGCACCGACTGCCCGGTCGGCGTCGACATGGCCACGTACAAGGCCGAGTTCCTCCACCACCACTACCGGGGCCGGCTGCGCCCCGCCTCCCACTACGCGATGGGCGGGCTGCCGCGCTGGCTGCGGGCGGCGGCACCCTTCGCCCGCGCGCTCAACGTCCTCGCCCGGACCGGCCCCGCCGCGGCCCTCGTCAAACGGCTCGGCGGCATCGCCCCGCAGCGTGCGCTCCCGGTACTGGCGCCGCTGACGTTCCGGGCCTGGGCCCGCGCGCGCAGGGCCCCGGCGGCGGGACCCGCCGTCACCCTGTGGCCCGACACCTTCACCGACCACCTCTCGCCCGAGGCGGGCCGGGCGGCGGTCCGGGTCCTGGAGGCGGCGGGCCGCACCCCGGTCCTGCCCGGCCGCGCGGTGTGCTGCGGGCTCACCTACGTGTCGACGGGGCGGCTCGGCGCCGCCCGCGCCGTCATGCGCCGCACCCTGGACCGGATGGGTCCGCTCCTCGGCGGCCCGGTCGTCGTCCTGGAACCGAGCTGCGCCGCCACACTCCGCACGGACCTGCCCGAACTCCTCCCCGACGACCCGCGCGCCGCCGCACTGGCCTCGTCCGTGCGCACCCTGGCCCAGTACCTGGAGGAGCACGCCCCGGAGTGGACTCCGCCCCGGCTCGACCGGACGGTCGCGGGCCAGACCCACTGCCACCAGCACGCGGTCCTCGGCGACGCGGCCGAGCGCCGACTGCGTCAGAAGGCGGGCCTGACCGGCGAGTTGAGCGGCGGCTGCTGCGGGCTGGCCGGCAACTTCGGCTTCGAGAGGGGGCACTGGGACGTCTCGGTGGCCTGCGCCGAGGACCGGCTGCTGCCCGCCGTGCGCGCGGCGCCGCCCGGCACGGAACTCCTGGCCGACGGCTTCTCCTGCCGCACCCAGCTGGACCAGCTCGCGGGCCGGCGGGCACGGCATCTGGCGGAGGTGCTGGCTGAGGGGCTGGACGGGCCGTAGTCCCGGGCGGCATCCCCCGGTAGCCGCCGCGGCCGGGGGCTCCTCAGCTGATCCGCACGAGAAGCCTCCGGCGGTCTCCCGCCCGGCCGCCGGACCGGGGGCCGGGCGGGACACGCGTCCGCGGAGGCCTCACATCTCCGCGACGGCCCTGCTCACGGCCGCTGAGAGGCGCTCGTTCTCCGGTGCGGCGCCGCCCGGAAGGGCGAAGCGGCGGCGGGTGTAGCCGTAGGCCACACCGTGAGCGGGGTCGGCGTACGCCTGCGATCCCGCGGCGCCCGCGTGGCCGAAGGCGCCGTCGCCCAGGGCCGGGTAGAGCGTTCCCACCGCCTCGAAGCCCTGCGCGAAGTTGTCGACCGCACCGGTGACCAGGTCCGTTCCCTTCCAGTGCACCCGCCCCACCTCGGCGAGCGTGTCCGGCCGGAGCAGGGGCGGCCTCCCGTCGACCTCGGAGATCGCCGCCGCGTACATCCCCGCGAGGCCACGCGCCGAGCCGACCCCGCCGACCGACGTGGGGCCGAGCGCGCGCACCACCCGGGTGTTGACGAAGGCGACCATGTCGAGCGGAGGGTCCTGCGCGAAGCCGAACGCGAGGGCCCTCGGGCTCGCCGGGTCCAGGGGCTCGGCCTCGACGGCCTGGCCGGGGGCGGGGACGCCCGGGCGGATGTCCACGTAGCGGGGTTCGAGTTCCTCGGGCAGGCCCAGGTGGAGATCGAGGCCGTAGGGCGCGCGCACCCGCTCCTCGAAGATCTCCTGGATCGACCTCCCGGTGACCCGGCGGACCACCTCGCCGGTGAGGGCGCCGATCACCAGGGCGTGGTAGCCGTACTCCGCTCCCGGCGTCCAGCGGGGCCGCGCGCCCGCCAGCCGCCGTGCGATGACCCGGTCGTCGGCGAGCTCGTCGACGGTGAACCCGCCGTCCGCCCAGATCAGGCCGGCGCGGTGCGCCAGCAGTTCACGTACCGTCAGCCCGCCCTTGCCCTCCGCGGCGAACTCGGGCCAGTAGGAGGCCACCGTGCGGTCCGGGTCGATGACCCCGTCCTGGATGAGCAGGGCGACCACGAGGTGGGCGGCGCCCTTGGTGGAGGAGTAGACGGCGGGCAGCGAGTCCCCGGCGACACCCTCCCCGGCCCACAGGTCCACCGCGAGGCGCCCGTGGCGGTACACGGCGAGCTGACTGCCGGGTTCGGTGTGGTCGTCGGCCAGTACGGCGGCGAACTCCTCCCGCACGCCCTCGAAACCGGGTGCGACCGTGCCGTGCACGGTGATGGTCCCGTTCGTTCCTGTCATGACGCTGACTCCCCCTGGAATGATCGGCGAACGGCCCGGTGCGTGACCGGCCCGATCGGTACACCTCCCCCAACTCCCGTACTCACGCGCGGCATTCCCGCTAACGGGCGGTGGTAGGGGGTGGCCGGTGCCCGTCCCCGACGATCTCCCGTGCGAGCGCCGCCAGACGGGGCAGCGCGGGATGGCCGGGGCCGTCCCGGCGGGCGAGCAGCACGGGCAGGGGCGGGGCGTCGTCGAGCGGCACGTAGGCGACTCCGGCGTGCGGGTGCATCCCGACGGTGGACGCCCCCGACACCCCGCTGCCGCGTCCGGCCGCGATGGCGGTCAGCCAGTCGTCGGTGTTGGCGACCGTCACGGTGGCCGCGGGCCGGACCCGCGGCGGCCACAGGCCGAGCGTGGTCGCCCCGGAGACGGTGTTCAGGACGACGGCGCCGTCCGCCAGATCGGCCAGCGCCAGGGAGGCGCGGGCCGCGAGCGGCCCGTCCGCGGCGACGGCCGCCACCCGCTCCTCCGTGAACAGCACCTCGGTGACGAGCCCCGGCGTGTCCACCGGCCCGCGCAGCAGTGCCGCGTCCACCTCGCCACGCGTGAGGCCTGCCGTGCGGTCGTCGATCCGCAGGAGTTCCAGCGGGGTGCCGGGATGGCGTTCCTGCCAGGTGCGCAGCAGCGGTGTGGTGTACGGGCCGAAGGCCGACCAGGCGTGCCCGAGCCGCAGCGGGCGGTGGTGCAGCCGTCCCGGGGCGAGTGCCTCGTCGAACGCGGCGACCGCGTGGGCGGCCTTGTCGCGGAAGGCGGCGCCCTCGGGGGTCAGGGCGAGGTGGTGGGTGGACCGGTCGACGAGCCGTACCCCCACGTGCCGCTCCAGGGCGGCCAGGGTGCGCGAGACGACGGGCTGGGTGACCCGGAGCGCGGCGGCAGCGCGGGTCACGCTGCCCTCCTCCGCGATGGCGAGGAAGGCGCGCAGATGCCGGATCTCGATTCCGCGCCCGCTGGTCCCGGCGCCCTGTCCAGTGCTCATGCCTTCGGAGCATAACGGGAGCACAATCGGCATTTCACGGGAGGCGCGCGGGTCTCTACCGTGGGAGCGGGTCCGGGCCTCTCGTGGTGCCGTACTCTAAACTCCGTAGTGCATTGCATTGCACTGATGTTCTGGACTGTGGCACTGAAGGAGAGGTTTCCCGGTGAACGACCCGCGCGCTGCAGCGGACTCGGCCGCGGCCGTCGCCCTGCCCGAGGCCGTGTCCGCGCTCGACGAGCCCGGCCGGGGTGCTCCCGGCGGACGGCGCTCACTGGGCCCGGTCGCGCTGGTGGTGGCGGGCGGGCTCTCCGTCCAGTTCGGTGCGGCCGTGGCCGTCCTGCTGATGCCGAGGGCGGGGGCGCTCGGTGTCGTCACCCTGCGTCTCACCGCGGCCGCGCTCGTCCTGCTCGTCGTGTGCCGGCCGAAGCTGCGGGGGCACTCGCGCGCCGACTGGGGCACCGTCGTGGCGTTCGGCATCGCGATGGGTGCGATGAACACGCTCTTCTACCAGGCCGCCGACCGCATCCCGCTGGGCGCCGCCGTCACCCTGGAGGTGCTGGGGCCGCTCGCGCTGTCCGTCGTCGCGTCCCGCCGCCTGGTCAACGTCGTCTGGGCGGGCCTGGCCCTCTGCGGCGTGGTCCTGCTCAGTGGCGGGGGCTTCGACCGGCTCGACCCGGCCGGAGCGGCGTACGCCCTGGGCGCGGGTGCCATGTGGGCGGCCTACATCATCTTCAGCGCCCGCACCGGCAGGCGCTTCCCGCAGGCGGACGGCCTGGCGCTGGCCATGGTCGTGGCGGCGGTCCTCTCGCTGCCCCTCGGCATCATGGAGGCCGGCTCGAAGCTCCTGGTCCCCAGCACCCTGGGGCTCGGTGCGGCGGTGGCCCTGCTGAGCTCGGTCCTCCCGTACACCCTCGAACTCATGGCGTTGCGCCGGCTGCCCGCGCCGACCTTCGCCATCCTGATGAGCCTGGAACCGGCCATCGCGGCCACGGCGGGCTTCCTGGTCCTGCACCAGGCGCTCTCCACGACCGACGCCCTGGCCATCGCGCTGGTCATCGGGGCGAGCATGGGCGCCGTGCGCAGCCAGACGGCCCGCACCGCGTCGCCGCGCCGGGAACGGGCGCGCGGGGCACGATGGAGGGGAGCCGAGGAAGGAGGCCCGCGCATGGGATCCGCCAAGGAAACCGACGGGTACGAGGGGCTGTACTCGCACACCCCCTCGCAGGCCGAGGGTGAACGCGAGGAGCCGGCCGTGCGCGGCAAGGCCCCCGAGACGCACCCCGACGTCCCCCGTACCGAACCCTCGCAGGCCGAGGGCGAGCGCGTGGAGTAGGGCCGGGTGCGCGGCTCAGCCGTCGACGGGCAGGATCCTGAACGCGGTGAGGCCGGGCGTCAGGGGTGTGACAGCCCGAAGTCCCGCTGGTCGGGGGTGAAGATGCGGTCGGTCCTGCGCCGGTCCGCGAGGACGACGCCCACCACGTCCGCGAGGTCCAGCCGGAGCCCTTCGCAGCCGCGGCGCACCTCGTGCGCCGCGCTCAGGCCGGCGGGCTTCAGGTCGGCCGGCCGGTACTGCCCGTCCACCCATCCGTGAGGTGAGCGCCTCCACGACCTGCGTGGCGGCCGGGAAGCCGAGGTCCCGGTGCACCAGGTCGTCGAGCTCGGTGACGGTGGAACGCCGGGGAGCCGCCGGCCGCCTGTTACGTTCGCTCCCATGATCGACGGCGTGTACGTGGGCCGCGCGGCAGCGGACGCGGCGCTGGACCACGGCTGGCTGCTGGGCCACTTCAAGGACCCGTCCGACCCGCGCCACAGCGAGGCCCTGGAGATCAAGTGGGGTGTCCATTCCCCGGGTGAGGAACGTGCGCGATGGGTGCGCGGCGAGGAGCGCACCGCCCTGCTCGTCCTGATCAGCGGCCGGTTCCGCCTGCGCTTCCCCCGGCGTGACGTGCTGCTGGAGCGCCAGGGCGACTACGCCGTGTGGGGCCCGGGCGTCGACCACTCCTGGTGCGCGGAGGAGGACTCCGTCGTGCTGACCGTCCGCTGGCCCTCCGTGCCCGGCCACCGGGCCGTCCCGCTCGACTGATCACGCTTCCGGATGCCCGCGGCACCCCGGGGCGGCGCCGGCGGGACGCACCGCGGGGCGTCGCGAAAAATCATGCAAGCACGCTTGCTTGTTTTCCGGGGCGCTGGCATGCTCCGGGGCACACCGCCACGCCCCGAGGGGAGCGCACCGTGCCCGACGCATCGGCCGTGACCGCCGCCGTGCTCGACGACCTGCGGCAGGAGGGCGACGAACTCGACCTGCTGGTAGCGGGGTTGAGCGCACAGGAATGGGCCTCGCCGACACCGGCCGAGGGGTGGACCGTCGCCCACCAGATCGCCCACCTCACCTGGACGGACGAGGTGGCCCTGACCGCGGCCACCGAGCCCGGCGCCTTCGCCGCGGAGGTCGAGAGGGCGCTCGCCGCCCCCGACACGTTCGTCGACGAGGCCGCCGCGGAAGCGGTGACCGCACTGGCGCCCGAAGCGCTCCTGGTGGAGTGGCGGGAGGGCCGGGCGCGACTCCAGGAAGCCCTGCGCGCCGCCCCGGCCGGGACGAAACTCCCCTGGTACGGACCGCCGATGAGCGTCACCTCGATGGGGACCGCACGGCTCATGGAGACCTGGGCGCACGGCCAGGACGTCGCCGACGCGCTCGGTGTGACGCGGAAGCCGACCGGACGCCTGCGGCACGTCGCCAGGATCGGCGTACGGGCCCGCGACTACGCCTACTTCGTACGGGGTCTGCAGCCCCCCGGCGAGCCGTTCCGGATCGAACTCCACGGTGAGGACGGCGAGTCGGTGGTCCACGGACCCGAGGACGCCGCCCAGCGCGTCACCGGTCCGCTCCTCGACTTCTGCCTCCTCGTCACCCGGCGCGCCCACCGCGACGACCTCGCCGTCGAGGCGACGGGCCCGGACGCCGACCGGTGGCTGGACATCGCGCAGGCCTTCGCCGGGCCTCCCGGAGCCGGACGGCCCCCGAAGGCGGACCGGTGACGCGCCCCCTGCGCGTCGGCAACGCCTCCGGCTTCTACGGCGACCGCTTCGACGCGGTGCGCGAGATGCTCACCGGCGGCCCGCTGGACGTCCTGACCGGGGACTACCTCGCCGAACTCACCATGCTGATCCTGGGCCGCAGCCGCCTCAAGGACCCGAAGCGCGGATACGCCACGACGTTCCTGCGGCAGCTGGAGGAGAACCTCGGGCTCGCCCACGAGCGCGGGGTGAAGATCGTCACCAACGCGGGCGGCCTCCACCCCGCCGGACTCGCCGACGCCGTACGCGAGGTGGCCGTCCGGACCGGTGTGCCGGTGCGGGTGGCGCACGTCGAGGGCGACAGCCGCCCCGTGCCGGACGGCCACCTCACCGCCAACGCCTACCTCGGCGGCGGGGGCATCGCCGCGTGCCTGCGGGCGGGTGCCGACATCGTCGTCACCGGCCGCGTCACCGACGCCGCACTCGTGGCCGGCCCCGCCGCCGCCCACTTCGGCTGGGGACCCGGCGACCACGACGCGCTCGCCGGGGCCGTCGTCGCCGGCCACGTCCTGGAGTGTGGGACCCAGGCCACCGGCGGGAACTACGCCTTCTTCCGGCAGCACGACGTCCGCCGGCCCGGCTTCCCCCTCGCGGAGATCCACGAGGACGGAAGCAGCGTCATCACCAAGCACGACGGCACGGGCGGCGTCGTCGACGTCGGAACGGTCACCGCGCAACTGCTCTACGAGACCGGCGGCGCCCGCTACGCAGGACCCGACGTCACCGCCCGCCTCGACACCGTGCGCCTGGCGCAGGACGGGCCCGACCGGGTGCGGATCAGCGGAGTGCGCGGCGAGGCCCCGCCCCCCACGCTGAAGGTCGGGCTCAACCGGCTCGGCGGGTGGCGCAACGAGGTCGTGTTCGTGCTGACCGGTCTCGACATCGAGGCCAAGTCCCGCCTCGTGCGGGAGCAGTTCGCCGACGCCCTGGACCGTGCGGGCACGAAGCCCGCCGAGGTGCGGTGGGAGCTCGCCCGCACGGACCGGGCCGACGCCAGCACTGAGGAGACCGCGAGCGCCCTGCTCCGGCTCGTCGTGCGCGACCCGGACGCGGAGGCCGTCGGCCGCGCGGTGTCCGGGGCCGCCGTCGAGCTGGCGCTCGGCAGCTATCCGGGCTTCCACGTGACCGCCCCGCCCGGGAAGGGCGCGCCGTACGGCGTGTTCGAAGCCGCGTACGTACCGGCCGGGGACGTCGCCCATGTGGCGGTGCTGCCCGACGGGACGCGGCAGGACGTCCCGGCCACCGGGCCGTACCGGGAGCTCGCCGGTGTGCCGGAGCCCGCGCTGCCGGAGCCGCTGCCCGCCGGGCCCACCCGCACCGTGCCCCTCGGACGCGTCGCCGGTGCCCGCAGCGGCGACAAGGGCGGGGACGCCAACGTGGGCGTGTGGGTCCGCACGGACGAGGCGTGGCGGTGGCTGGCGCACGAACTGACCGTGGAGCGGTTCAAGGAGCTGCTGCCGGAGACCGCCGGGCTCACCGTGGAGCGGCACGTCCTGCCCGGCCTGCGGTCCCTCAACTTCGTCGTCCGCGGACTCCTCGGTGAAGGGGTCGCCGCGCAGGCCCGCTTCGATCCGCAGGCCAAAGCGGTGGGGGAGTGGCTGCGCTCCCGCTCCGTCGACGTACCCGTGCAGCTGACGGACGAACCGGAGGTGGACGCATGACCGTCCTGCCCACCGCACTGGACACCGCGGGGCCCGAATACGCGTCGCACCGCGCGGCCATGCTCGCCAAGCTCGCCGAACTCGACGCCGAGCACGCCAAGGCCCTCGCGGGCGGCGGCGAGAAGTACGTGGCGCGTCACCGGGGGCGCGGCAAGCTCCTCGCCCGGGAGCGGATCGAGCTGCTGGTCGACCCGGACACGCCCTTTCTGGAACTGTCACCGCTGGCGGCCTGGGGC is drawn from Streptomyces sp. NBC_00178 and contains these coding sequences:
- a CDS encoding serine hydrolase domain-containing protein, which codes for MTGTNGTITVHGTVAPGFEGVREEFAAVLADDHTEPGSQLAVYRHGRLAVDLWAGEGVAGDSLPAVYSSTKGAAHLVVALLIQDGVIDPDRTVASYWPEFAAEGKGGLTVRELLAHRAGLIWADGGFTVDELADDRVIARRLAGARPRWTPGAEYGYHALVIGALTGEVVRRVTGRSIQEIFEERVRAPYGLDLHLGLPEELEPRYVDIRPGVPAPGQAVEAEPLDPASPRALAFGFAQDPPLDMVAFVNTRVVRALGPTSVGGVGSARGLAGMYAAAISEVDGRPPLLRPDTLAEVGRVHWKGTDLVTGAVDNFAQGFEAVGTLYPALGDGAFGHAGAAGSQAYADPAHGVAYGYTRRRFALPGGAAPENERLSAAVSRAVAEM
- a CDS encoding LysR family transcriptional regulator; its protein translation is MSTGQGAGTSGRGIEIRHLRAFLAIAEEGSVTRAAAALRVTQPVVSRTLAALERHVGVRLVDRSTHHLALTPEGAAFRDKAAHAVAAFDEALAPGRLHHRPLRLGHAWSAFGPYTTPLLRTWQERHPGTPLELLRIDDRTAGLTRGEVDAALLRGPVDTPGLVTEVLFTEERVAAVAADGPLAARASLALADLADGAVVLNTVSGATTLGLWPPRVRPAATVTVANTDDWLTAIAAGRGSGVSGASTVGMHPHAGVAYVPLDDAPPLPVLLARRDGPGHPALPRLAALAREIVGDGHRPPPTTAR
- a CDS encoding signal peptidase I — encoded protein: MIDGVYVGRAAADAALDHGWLLGHFKDPSDPRHSEALEIKWGVHSPGEERARWVRGEERTALLVLISGRFRLRFPRRDVLLERQGDYAVWGPGVDHSWCAEEDSVVLTVRWPSVPGHRAVPLD
- a CDS encoding TIGR03084 family metal-binding protein gives rise to the protein MPDASAVTAAVLDDLRQEGDELDLLVAGLSAQEWASPTPAEGWTVAHQIAHLTWTDEVALTAATEPGAFAAEVERALAAPDTFVDEAAAEAVTALAPEALLVEWREGRARLQEALRAAPAGTKLPWYGPPMSVTSMGTARLMETWAHGQDVADALGVTRKPTGRLRHVARIGVRARDYAYFVRGLQPPGEPFRIELHGEDGESVVHGPEDAAQRVTGPLLDFCLLVTRRAHRDDLAVEATGPDADRWLDIAQAFAGPPGAGRPPKADR
- a CDS encoding acyclic terpene utilization AtuA family protein — encoded protein: MTRPLRVGNASGFYGDRFDAVREMLTGGPLDVLTGDYLAELTMLILGRSRLKDPKRGYATTFLRQLEENLGLAHERGVKIVTNAGGLHPAGLADAVREVAVRTGVPVRVAHVEGDSRPVPDGHLTANAYLGGGGIAACLRAGADIVVTGRVTDAALVAGPAAAHFGWGPGDHDALAGAVVAGHVLECGTQATGGNYAFFRQHDVRRPGFPLAEIHEDGSSVITKHDGTGGVVDVGTVTAQLLYETGGARYAGPDVTARLDTVRLAQDGPDRVRISGVRGEAPPPTLKVGLNRLGGWRNEVVFVLTGLDIEAKSRLVREQFADALDRAGTKPAEVRWELARTDRADASTEETASALLRLVVRDPDAEAVGRAVSGAAVELALGSYPGFHVTAPPGKGAPYGVFEAAYVPAGDVAHVAVLPDGTRQDVPATGPYRELAGVPEPALPEPLPAGPTRTVPLGRVAGARSGDKGGDANVGVWVRTDEAWRWLAHELTVERFKELLPETAGLTVERHVLPGLRSLNFVVRGLLGEGVAAQARFDPQAKAVGEWLRSRSVDVPVQLTDEPEVDA